From Serinicoccus profundi, the proteins below share one genomic window:
- a CDS encoding ATP-binding protein, with protein MVGRTKEIRELQAAVQAPGDTMLVGLPGVGKSRLISEIRGEIHLIECRAKEYLTDDLHSLDPDLVVLDDSHLHLDVLEDLVRVRSREQLTFRIIAVMWPGEEARVESLLSTPTKVWLERLPRPEIDQFIQQLGVHGFRARQMILDQSDGRPGWASVLSKLVVDGSGERLTSGQYLLDQVNSLALSIAGTAALNDVLACIAALGKASLEDLEIVAGLTHVSYGDLVNWLEATAQGGVVARTGDSWTVFAALQPLMPAAWFFGARKTRRWSSLTNLFDADTRLDQTLLQVAGLVPGREALDLADEWFARVQEGEPVDPEVLDLVESYGLLTPDTADRAAALARELLATPREPETTIFGSTYDPITEGAIKVLGSAFRHSCSREALQGLLDLAVNDDRPRNSHPDHPIRVIQELSQYLDPDVGPISELRERILESSLEWLDQNAGRARWLVAAEVASFVFDPHVEGSWPDPGQRRTITISHGLATARTMSTLIDLWEEMDSRVRSSSGVDLSGAAVAYLCDVFDVWSALVARGTSSEDKPSDDHRAAALEGARRMLDTLGYLSGRFPAIPIRVNRQLALVTLWNKGPTGLAELPVQDVRLARFVGTRDPGDDGHEWRAQRSREEDSLAIELVALGAEAGVTEFQRLVTDAQMLGEPHGGESVATRVAEHVMNPQDWLREAVGHGARSMIGPMLATARASSVAVDELVRETLEQKELRGVVLRAVLSETADLDPLAEQVLAVLHAGDVAYMDDLWTLGAVTPMLRALLLHPLREVRAVAAVSFGEGLKHGPILPEDLRAPWRSALLGANSQELPQHATWRLEQMLKHATKVDPELCADWLIANADTSNWSYRVHRKLELLSEVVRALPRAQKRRVCSSLSADTLVQSGLASDLLGSDEVLAFELLSEGVINVDLLLRSLSGHRDHTIENLAPVLVGAGVDPEVIAGRTLWGREGIGSVAESIRADLGFFADLAERRPELREVAEAACARLEKELDETEAQERMDHLDGW; from the coding sequence TTGGTCGGGAGGACCAAGGAGATTCGTGAGCTCCAGGCCGCTGTACAGGCCCCCGGGGACACGATGCTGGTAGGTCTGCCTGGCGTGGGGAAGAGTCGATTGATATCAGAAATTCGCGGTGAGATCCATCTCATCGAGTGTCGCGCCAAAGAATACCTGACGGATGATCTCCACTCGCTCGACCCCGATCTCGTCGTGCTTGATGACTCACACCTCCATCTCGATGTTCTTGAGGATCTGGTTCGTGTGCGAAGCAGAGAGCAGCTGACGTTCAGGATCATCGCGGTCATGTGGCCAGGAGAAGAAGCACGGGTCGAGTCATTGCTTTCGACGCCCACAAAAGTCTGGTTAGAACGGCTGCCGCGCCCGGAAATAGACCAGTTCATTCAACAGTTGGGAGTTCACGGATTTCGCGCCCGCCAGATGATCTTGGACCAGTCCGATGGTCGCCCGGGGTGGGCTTCCGTTCTAAGCAAGCTCGTCGTAGACGGCAGCGGTGAGCGCCTGACCTCCGGGCAATACCTGCTGGACCAAGTGAATAGTCTCGCCTTGTCAATCGCGGGAACCGCGGCACTCAACGATGTCCTGGCGTGCATAGCTGCACTCGGCAAGGCATCGTTGGAGGATCTCGAGATCGTTGCAGGTCTGACGCATGTCAGCTACGGGGACCTCGTGAATTGGCTAGAGGCTACAGCGCAGGGCGGGGTGGTTGCCCGTACGGGGGACTCTTGGACCGTGTTCGCGGCGCTACAACCGTTGATGCCTGCGGCCTGGTTCTTCGGCGCGCGCAAGACCCGACGTTGGAGCAGTCTCACGAACCTCTTCGACGCCGACACGAGGCTCGATCAGACCCTATTGCAAGTTGCGGGTCTCGTCCCGGGCCGAGAAGCGTTGGACCTCGCAGATGAATGGTTCGCCCGAGTTCAGGAAGGGGAACCGGTCGATCCGGAGGTGCTTGATCTCGTTGAGTCGTACGGCCTACTGACACCAGACACAGCAGATCGAGCAGCAGCCCTGGCACGCGAACTACTCGCCACGCCCCGTGAGCCCGAGACGACTATCTTCGGTTCGACCTATGATCCGATCACCGAGGGAGCGATCAAGGTTCTAGGGTCGGCATTCCGCCACAGCTGCTCTCGCGAGGCGCTGCAGGGTCTGCTCGACCTCGCTGTCAACGACGACCGTCCCCGCAATAGCCACCCGGATCACCCAATTCGAGTCATCCAAGAACTAAGCCAGTACCTGGATCCTGATGTGGGCCCGATCTCCGAGCTGCGCGAACGAATACTCGAATCGTCTTTGGAGTGGTTGGATCAGAATGCCGGAAGAGCCAGGTGGCTTGTCGCTGCAGAAGTGGCTTCCTTTGTGTTTGATCCACACGTCGAGGGCAGTTGGCCAGACCCTGGACAGCGCCGGACCATAACCATTAGTCATGGTCTTGCGACGGCGCGCACCATGTCGACGCTCATCGACCTTTGGGAGGAGATGGACTCGCGGGTCAGAAGCAGCAGCGGAGTTGACCTATCGGGGGCCGCCGTCGCCTACCTTTGTGATGTCTTCGACGTCTGGTCTGCACTCGTGGCACGCGGAACGAGCAGCGAAGACAAGCCGTCCGACGACCACCGTGCAGCCGCGCTCGAGGGAGCCCGGCGAATGCTCGACACGCTTGGGTACTTGTCGGGGCGGTTCCCTGCGATCCCGATCCGGGTCAATCGCCAACTGGCGTTGGTCACGCTCTGGAACAAGGGTCCGACCGGACTTGCGGAGCTACCGGTCCAAGACGTCCGCCTCGCGCGATTCGTCGGTACGCGGGACCCAGGTGACGACGGGCACGAGTGGAGGGCGCAGCGTTCCCGCGAGGAGGACTCGCTGGCGATTGAACTTGTCGCCCTCGGGGCAGAAGCCGGCGTGACCGAGTTTCAGCGACTCGTGACCGACGCACAGATGCTCGGCGAGCCCCATGGTGGCGAGTCCGTGGCAACGCGGGTCGCAGAGCACGTCATGAATCCTCAAGACTGGCTCCGTGAAGCAGTGGGCCACGGCGCCCGGAGCATGATAGGACCAATGCTCGCAACGGCACGAGCAAGTAGCGTCGCGGTCGACGAACTGGTGCGCGAGACGCTCGAACAGAAGGAGTTGCGTGGCGTCGTACTCCGTGCAGTCCTCAGTGAAACCGCGGACCTTGATCCGCTCGCCGAGCAAGTCCTTGCCGTCCTGCACGCCGGAGATGTCGCATATATGGACGATCTCTGGACACTAGGCGCCGTCACCCCCATGCTCCGTGCGCTGCTCCTTCACCCTCTCAGGGAGGTGAGGGCAGTGGCGGCAGTCTCCTTCGGCGAGGGGCTCAAACACGGCCCAATCCTTCCGGAGGATCTACGAGCGCCATGGCGTTCAGCATTGCTGGGAGCAAACTCCCAAGAGCTGCCTCAGCACGCGACGTGGCGCCTCGAACAGATGCTCAAGCACGCCACCAAGGTGGATCCCGAACTCTGCGCAGACTGGCTCATCGCCAACGCCGACACGTCCAACTGGTCCTACCGCGTCCACCGCAAATTGGAGCTCCTCTCAGAGGTCGTAAGGGCGTTGCCTCGGGCGCAGAAGCGCCGTGTCTGTTCCTCACTGTCAGCAGACACGCTCGTTCAAAGTGGCCTCGCGAGCGACCTACTTGGGAGCGACGAAGTCCTCGCTTTCGAGCTCCTCAGCGAAGGAGTGATCAACGTCGACCTCCTGCTGCGGTCCTTGAGTGGGCACCGGGACCACACCATTGAGAACCTGGCACCCGTTCTCGTGGGCGCAGGAGTAGATCCTGAGGTCATCGCAGGCCGAACCTTGTGGGGTCGCGAAGGCATTGGATCGGTGGCCGAGTCGATCAGAGCAGATCTCGGATTCTTTGCTGACCTCGCAGAAAGGCGACCGGAGCTACGAGAGGTCGCTGAGGCCGCCTGCGCACGCCTGGAGAAGGAGCTCGACGAGACAGAGGCGCAAGAACGTATGGACCACCTCGACGGGTGGTGA